Proteins from one Paenibacillus amylolyticus genomic window:
- a CDS encoding extracellular solute-binding protein, translated as MTRKATKGSLKKWMGLALTMVMGVSLLAGCSSGSDESAEGGTSGNGERVTLKVEIFDRGNSPSPYTITNNYLSKMIQEKFGDPNNIDVQFVPVQRSEEVTKLNVLMASNTDVPDIVFVYDSSVFYRYAQQGGLTDVGDLIDQYGPNLKKFLGEDTLKFGQVEGQQFAVPGKRAITGRYSSYIRQDWLDKLGLPAPKTTDELYTTLKAFKDKDPGGLGSKNIPMGMALAPAQFETLIYSFIKPVSGDLTYGQRYELPLHEGFKESMQFLNKLYNEGLISKDFSLDEDKTQLGKDIQNGNVGYWSEDVDAMFYGDGTLDNLRKNVSGSEVLPVDVYTNPNADNKHIKSRYGTNGMYIMIPKSSKRSVEAIKYLDWMASDNNLIDIYSGVEGENYDLVDGIPVVKEDASQEAQDRLFNAGDTAIISNGKNIGDQATNEKAWILGFPQNNQELLKQSIDIANTDTVGPIIFDKPIEAEMKYSTALKDKLNVIIVKTAMAKPAEFDAVYEKEMADFMSLGGTELKKELEEAVQALPAN; from the coding sequence ATGACAAGAAAAGCAACCAAGGGGAGTCTGAAGAAATGGATGGGTTTGGCGCTTACGATGGTAATGGGCGTTTCTTTACTTGCGGGATGCTCATCAGGATCAGATGAATCAGCTGAAGGCGGAACATCAGGCAATGGCGAGCGCGTTACCTTAAAGGTGGAGATCTTCGACCGTGGTAACAGCCCTTCACCGTACACAATTACGAACAACTATCTATCTAAAATGATTCAAGAGAAGTTCGGTGACCCCAACAATATTGATGTACAGTTTGTACCCGTTCAGCGTTCTGAGGAAGTTACCAAGTTGAACGTCCTGATGGCTAGTAATACAGATGTCCCTGATATTGTCTTTGTTTATGACTCAAGCGTGTTTTATCGGTATGCCCAACAAGGTGGATTGACTGATGTTGGAGATTTGATTGATCAGTACGGTCCGAACCTGAAGAAGTTCCTGGGCGAAGATACGTTGAAGTTCGGGCAAGTGGAAGGACAACAGTTTGCTGTTCCGGGTAAACGTGCTATCACAGGCCGATATAGCTCTTACATTCGTCAGGATTGGCTCGATAAGCTGGGGTTGCCAGCACCGAAGACCACAGATGAATTATATACAACTTTGAAAGCGTTCAAGGATAAAGATCCTGGCGGTCTTGGAAGCAAAAACATCCCAATGGGTATGGCTCTTGCACCGGCTCAATTCGAAACGCTCATCTACTCATTCATCAAGCCAGTTAGTGGCGACCTGACTTATGGTCAACGCTATGAATTGCCGCTGCATGAAGGATTCAAAGAATCGATGCAGTTCCTGAATAAACTGTACAACGAAGGTTTGATCAGCAAAGATTTCAGTTTGGATGAAGACAAAACGCAGTTAGGTAAAGACATTCAAAACGGTAACGTAGGTTACTGGTCTGAAGATGTGGATGCCATGTTCTACGGGGATGGTACACTGGATAATTTGCGTAAAAATGTGAGTGGCAGCGAAGTGTTGCCGGTTGATGTATACACTAATCCAAATGCAGACAACAAACACATCAAGTCACGCTACGGAACAAATGGTATGTACATTATGATTCCGAAGAGCAGCAAACGTTCTGTCGAAGCGATCAAATATCTCGACTGGATGGCATCTGACAACAATCTGATTGATATCTACAGTGGTGTGGAAGGCGAGAACTATGATCTGGTAGACGGCATTCCGGTTGTGAAGGAAGATGCATCCCAAGAAGCGCAGGATCGCCTGTTCAATGCAGGGGATACAGCAATTATCTCCAATGGTAAAAACATTGGTGATCAGGCAACGAATGAAAAAGCATGGATTCTGGGCTTCCCGCAGAATAACCAGGAGCTCCTGAAACAATCCATTGATATCGCCAACACCGATACAGTAGGACCGATTATCTTTGATAAACCGATTGAAGCAGAGATGAAATACAGCACAGCGCTCAAAGATAAATTGAACGTCATTATTGTAAAAACAGCAATGGCTAAGCCAGCAGAATTTGATGCGGTGTATGAGAAAGAAATGGCTGATTTCATGTCACTTGGTGGTACAGAACTGAAAAAAGAACTTGAAGAAGCAGTTCAGGCACTTCCTGCAAACTAA
- a CDS encoding helix-turn-helix domain-containing protein has protein sequence MPFGSQGTLVINIKMSSIEQSVDSMVNGQLSFLTITDRDGKVVYNAHSDQEGSIDGQELNRLSLERLGWTISSGIKAGNLFGWVSVVSYVWVIIAIVTVICAIVYIVYITRRNYKPIQIIMNRIESHQIRAFESSGARTDEMKMIDGVLENLINHMMDYDKKSRENVLMQRSKLFNALLHGEHIENAEEQLKELSPLNDVHESSHFVVVVGDINRYEKGFQERYTRGEQNTLKFALMNVLQELSRNTGVQCWTEWISVDRIAILFVFKEQNESNLDMSGQIRVVAEECKSWVEQNLRISLSFGIGPMAQGIGSIRDSYAAAEAVMQRKLLMNGDVGQADCGEPQHPLLDTYTYLQMIADFVKRFRMSSGQWREQLEEIFTAFEQNKLPDDEIRSLIQAMLQMLSREVAMMSEGLQEELSEENINRWLSAVEEADTLTDVKSLLFDGLTDLFRTYVAVTETKSYKAMVNEMKNYIEEQFANPDLSLKHLSDRFQITGKHASYLFKTEFNMKFVDFVTELRMKETEQLLLKTDYSLQDIAMKVGYANGITLGRVFKRVTGITPGDYRRMKREHREPEE, from the coding sequence TTGCCTTTTGGTTCTCAGGGCACACTGGTTATTAATATCAAGATGAGCAGCATTGAACAGAGTGTGGATAGTATGGTTAATGGTCAGCTCTCATTCCTGACGATTACGGATCGGGACGGTAAGGTTGTGTACAATGCACACTCGGACCAGGAGGGCTCGATAGACGGTCAGGAACTGAATAGGCTGTCGCTAGAAAGACTGGGCTGGACCATATCCAGTGGAATTAAGGCCGGCAACTTATTTGGATGGGTATCTGTCGTGTCTTATGTATGGGTAATCATTGCTATTGTGACTGTCATCTGTGCGATTGTGTATATCGTGTATATTACTCGGCGTAACTATAAACCCATTCAGATCATCATGAACCGGATTGAGTCTCATCAAATTCGAGCGTTTGAATCCTCGGGTGCTCGGACGGATGAGATGAAGATGATTGACGGTGTGCTTGAGAATCTGATTAACCATATGATGGATTATGACAAGAAAAGCAGGGAAAATGTACTCATGCAGCGCAGCAAGTTGTTCAATGCCCTGTTGCATGGGGAACATATCGAAAATGCAGAAGAACAATTAAAAGAGCTCTCTCCACTAAATGACGTTCATGAATCATCTCACTTTGTCGTTGTTGTTGGAGATATTAATCGTTATGAGAAGGGATTTCAGGAGAGGTACACGAGAGGTGAACAAAATACGCTGAAGTTTGCCTTGATGAACGTTTTACAAGAGCTGTCACGTAATACGGGAGTACAATGCTGGACGGAATGGATCAGTGTAGATCGAATTGCAATCCTTTTTGTGTTCAAGGAACAGAATGAGAGCAACTTGGACATGTCCGGGCAGATTCGTGTTGTAGCTGAGGAATGCAAATCTTGGGTAGAACAAAATCTACGCATCTCCTTAAGCTTTGGCATTGGACCCATGGCTCAGGGAATTGGTTCAATACGAGATTCCTATGCGGCCGCAGAAGCGGTAATGCAACGGAAACTGTTGATGAATGGAGATGTCGGCCAAGCCGACTGCGGCGAACCACAGCATCCTTTGCTGGATACCTATACCTATCTGCAGATGATTGCGGATTTTGTTAAGCGGTTCCGGATGTCGAGTGGACAGTGGCGGGAACAGTTGGAGGAGATCTTTACAGCCTTTGAACAGAACAAACTGCCGGATGACGAGATTCGTTCTCTGATTCAAGCCATGTTGCAGATGCTCAGCCGAGAGGTGGCCATGATGTCGGAAGGGCTTCAGGAAGAGTTGTCCGAAGAAAACATCAACAGATGGTTAAGTGCTGTGGAAGAGGCAGATACGCTTACCGATGTGAAAAGTCTTTTATTCGATGGTCTGACAGACTTGTTCAGAACGTATGTGGCCGTAACGGAAACCAAGAGCTACAAAGCCATGGTGAACGAAATGAAAAATTATATCGAAGAACAGTTTGCCAATCCGGATCTTTCATTGAAACATCTGAGCGACCGATTCCAGATTACGGGCAAACATGCCAGTTATTTGTTCAAGACAGAATTCAACATGAAGTTTGTTGATTTTGTAACAGAGCTTCGCATGAAGGAGACAGAGCAGCTTCTGCTCAAAACGGATTACTCTTTGCAGGATATTGCCATGAAGGTCGGGTATGCGAATGGAATTACCTTAGGACGTGTATTTAAACGGGTAACGGGTATTACACCAGGAGATTATCGTCGTATGAAACGTGAACATCGAGAACCCGAAGAGTAA
- a CDS encoding ribose-phosphate pyrophosphokinase, with protein MQHSLRIFSGSSNPKLAEQVCDKLGVQLGKIKLSRFKSGEIYVHYEETIRNCDVFLVQSLSHPINELFVELLVMIDAAKRASARTVNIIVPYYGYARQERKSAPREPISAKMVADVLTTAGANRVVTIDLHAAAIQGFFNIPVDHMTSLDLISDYLLSKGIENPVVVSPDAGRASMAEKLANRLDSPFAIMIKKRPSHNESVITHVIGDVEGRTPIIIEDLIDTGTTILNVVEGLKERGSKNVYVCATHGLFSDGAVSKLNHPSIEEVVVTDSIALPDDHPECFKVLPVAPMLARAVRIIVDGGSMATLFKDSGI; from the coding sequence ATGCAGCATTCGTTACGTATTTTTTCCGGTTCATCGAACCCTAAGCTGGCAGAACAGGTATGTGACAAGCTGGGAGTACAACTGGGCAAGATCAAGCTGTCCCGGTTCAAGAGCGGAGAAATATACGTTCATTATGAAGAAACAATCCGTAATTGTGATGTGTTTCTGGTACAGTCGTTGTCTCATCCGATCAATGAGCTGTTTGTTGAGCTGCTTGTGATGATTGATGCCGCGAAAAGGGCTTCTGCGCGCACGGTGAACATTATTGTTCCGTATTATGGGTATGCGCGTCAGGAGCGTAAATCCGCTCCACGGGAGCCCATCTCGGCCAAGATGGTAGCAGATGTATTAACTACGGCTGGTGCCAATCGGGTGGTAACGATCGACCTGCACGCAGCGGCCATCCAGGGCTTCTTCAATATTCCGGTTGATCATATGACATCACTGGACCTGATCAGTGATTATCTGTTAAGCAAAGGGATTGAGAACCCTGTTGTAGTCTCCCCGGATGCGGGGCGAGCGTCGATGGCAGAGAAGCTGGCGAACCGCCTGGATTCTCCATTCGCCATTATGATTAAGAAACGTCCAAGCCATAATGAATCGGTGATTACCCATGTCATTGGTGATGTAGAAGGGCGAACACCTATTATCATTGAGGATCTGATCGACACCGGAACAACCATTCTGAATGTTGTGGAAGGGTTGAAGGAGCGTGGGTCCAAAAATGTATATGTATGTGCAACACACGGATTGTTCTCGGATGGGGCAGTAAGTAAATTGAATCACCCTTCTATTGAAGAAGTGGTGGTTACGGACTCAATCGCGCTGCCAGATGACCACCCTGAATGTTTCAAAGTGTTACCTGTTGCACCAATGCTGGCCCGCGCCGTGCGCATTATTGTGGATGGTGGCTCCATGGCCACGTTGTTTAAGGATTCTGGTATTTAG
- the hisJ gene encoding histidinol-phosphatase HisJ: protein MRIDYHTHHERCGHAVGKLEEYVQRGVEIGLSQIGLSDHMPLLHVDPAQYYPEMAMPMDELPRYVEECFSLKERYRGQIDVRVGLEGDYIEGWETEIRAIIERYPWDYVIGSVHFLGEWDITDFRQTHHWEGKDILEVYRQYYDAVSKAAATGLYDIMGHTDVIKRFGYVPSTEQTEERISLENAALQAIAKSGCAMELNASGLSKPCAEMFPSRRMLTEAIRLGIPLTMGSDAHDPLKLGDYLPEAEALLHELGCTEVAVFEGRHRSFIPLNV from the coding sequence GTGCGAATAGATTATCATACACACCATGAGCGGTGTGGACATGCCGTTGGCAAACTGGAAGAGTACGTGCAGCGTGGTGTGGAGATCGGACTATCCCAGATTGGATTGTCTGATCACATGCCTTTGTTGCATGTTGATCCGGCTCAATATTATCCGGAAATGGCGATGCCTATGGATGAACTACCGCGTTATGTGGAGGAATGTTTCTCCCTGAAAGAACGTTACCGTGGACAGATTGACGTACGTGTCGGTCTGGAAGGTGACTACATTGAAGGCTGGGAAACAGAGATCCGAGCGATTATTGAGCGTTACCCATGGGATTATGTGATCGGCTCCGTTCATTTCCTGGGAGAATGGGACATTACGGATTTCCGCCAGACCCATCACTGGGAGGGCAAAGACATTCTTGAAGTATATCGTCAGTACTATGATGCTGTAAGCAAGGCAGCTGCGACGGGCCTATACGATATTATGGGCCATACGGATGTCATTAAACGGTTCGGCTATGTTCCTTCGACGGAGCAAACAGAAGAACGTATCTCACTGGAGAATGCAGCGCTGCAGGCTATTGCAAAAAGTGGCTGCGCCATGGAGCTGAATGCTTCCGGGTTATCGAAGCCTTGTGCCGAGATGTTTCCCAGTCGCAGAATGCTGACAGAAGCTATTCGCTTGGGTATTCCACTAACCATGGGCTCTGATGCACATGATCCATTGAAGCTGGGCGATTATTTGCCTGAAGCTGAAGCGCTTTTACATGAATTGGGCTGTACGGAAGTTGCTGTTTTTGAAGGCCGTCATCGCTCGTTCATTCCTTTAAATGTATAA
- the hisIE gene encoding bifunctional phosphoribosyl-AMP cyclohydrolase/phosphoribosyl-ATP diphosphatase HisIE yields MSDEIKEQLSLEQVVEHIRWSDGLVPAIVQDVDTRKVLMMAYMNRESLKLSLESGETWFWSRSRQELWHKGATSGNVQTITSLKYDCDGDTLLVEVKPNGPACHTGAVTCFHNEIIGLPEKSADKASDEASAASAPASSGSESRFEVLAELESVIAERERERPEGAYTTYLFDKGVDKILKKIGEEASETIIAAKNKDNDELRLEVSDLMYHLLVLLEERKSPLDDIMSELSRRHERPRRD; encoded by the coding sequence GTGAGCGATGAAATCAAGGAACAGTTATCCTTGGAACAGGTTGTGGAACACATTCGTTGGAGTGACGGTTTGGTTCCTGCCATCGTGCAGGATGTGGATACTCGGAAAGTCTTAATGATGGCTTATATGAATCGAGAATCTCTGAAGTTGTCGCTGGAATCCGGTGAAACCTGGTTCTGGTCACGGTCCCGTCAAGAGCTGTGGCATAAAGGAGCAACATCTGGCAACGTGCAGACGATTACTTCCCTAAAATATGATTGTGATGGAGATACCTTGTTGGTTGAGGTCAAACCGAACGGCCCTGCTTGCCATACAGGTGCGGTAACTTGTTTCCATAATGAGATCATTGGTTTGCCAGAAAAATCAGCAGACAAGGCTTCGGATGAAGCGAGTGCAGCATCTGCTCCGGCAAGTTCAGGTTCCGAAAGCCGTTTCGAGGTATTGGCCGAACTGGAATCCGTTATTGCAGAGCGTGAACGTGAGCGTCCAGAGGGTGCATACACAACGTATTTGTTTGATAAAGGTGTAGACAAAATATTGAAAAAAATCGGTGAAGAAGCATCCGAAACGATCATCGCCGCCAAAAATAAAGATAATGACGAGCTGCGTCTGGAAGTCAGCGACTTGATGTATCACCTGCTCGTCCTGCTAGAAGAGCGCAAGTCGCCGCTGGACGACATCATGTCAGAGCTGAGCCGCCGTCATGAACGGCCTCGCCGCGATTAG